In one Vulgatibacter incomptus genomic region, the following are encoded:
- a CDS encoding MlaD family protein: protein MRGIVTPVKVGLLVVLGIVAFFIFFSLIREHVSSRQAYEYWAAFSDASGLAPKSEVRVAGVQVGKVVRIELVEGKARVFFNVRKDIPIYPNAVVAKRSTSILGDYLLDLTPGSAQPAAPRAENKRRYPHAQARAMPSVPDPPPATSGLEPLPPGSEIQNVQEAVSMEQVFDTLGEVAGDIQSVTKSVRDLVEGEKGTIREIIANIAQVSQTLNATATRSSRQLDVVLRNAEAITADVRSITDAHKEDVSVIITNVRVITEQARDVVASIHAVIGKNPEALEEAGGIQNSLANLNATLANLESITRRIDKGEGTLGKLVSDKELGEKVDSAVTNAANYVNKLSRLQVELVLRSEYLFRAQEAKTYFGVRLMPAPDKYFLLELVDDPIGHISRETVVRTPPGQLEQANQEIRTTSDRLKFTVEFAKRSAFATFRFGLIESTGGVGLDLHFLNDHLMFRVDVFDFTNPESEFPRVRAYANLIFLDHLYVSAGMDDVANSPYFEALTGRFRAGREAIAGGGLFFTDDDLKLLFSSFVSAVP, encoded by the coding sequence TTGCGGGGCATCGTCACGCCAGTGAAGGTCGGTCTCCTGGTCGTCCTGGGGATCGTCGCCTTCTTCATCTTCTTCTCCCTCATCCGGGAGCACGTCTCGTCGCGCCAAGCGTACGAGTACTGGGCCGCATTCTCCGACGCCTCCGGCCTCGCGCCCAAGTCCGAGGTGAGGGTGGCTGGCGTGCAGGTGGGGAAGGTCGTGCGGATCGAGCTCGTCGAGGGGAAGGCCCGCGTCTTCTTCAACGTGCGCAAGGACATCCCCATCTATCCGAACGCCGTCGTCGCCAAGAGGAGCACCTCGATCCTGGGGGACTACCTCCTCGACCTCACGCCCGGCTCGGCCCAGCCCGCAGCGCCCCGAGCGGAGAACAAGCGACGGTATCCCCACGCCCAGGCGCGGGCCATGCCCTCCGTTCCGGACCCACCTCCGGCGACGTCGGGCCTGGAGCCGCTACCGCCCGGGAGCGAGATCCAGAACGTGCAGGAGGCCGTCAGCATGGAGCAGGTCTTCGACACGCTGGGAGAGGTGGCGGGCGACATCCAGTCGGTGACGAAGTCGGTCCGCGATCTGGTCGAGGGGGAAAAGGGAACGATCAGGGAGATCATCGCGAACATCGCCCAGGTCTCCCAGACCCTCAACGCGACCGCCACTCGCTCCTCCCGGCAGCTCGACGTGGTCCTCCGGAACGCGGAGGCGATCACGGCCGACGTGCGCTCCATCACCGACGCGCACAAGGAGGACGTCTCCGTGATCATCACCAACGTCCGCGTGATCACCGAGCAGGCCCGGGACGTCGTCGCCTCGATCCACGCGGTGATCGGCAAGAACCCCGAGGCCCTCGAGGAGGCCGGCGGGATCCAGAACAGCCTGGCCAACCTCAACGCGACCTTGGCCAACCTCGAGTCCATCACCCGGCGGATCGACAAGGGGGAGGGGACCCTGGGCAAGCTCGTCTCCGACAAGGAGCTGGGCGAGAAGGTCGACTCCGCCGTCACCAACGCCGCCAACTACGTCAACAAGCTCAGCCGCCTCCAGGTCGAGCTGGTCCTCCGCTCCGAGTACCTCTTCCGGGCCCAGGAGGCGAAGACCTACTTCGGGGTCCGGCTGATGCCCGCCCCCGACAAGTACTTCCTCCTCGAGCTGGTGGACGATCCGATCGGCCACATCAGCCGCGAGACCGTGGTCAGGACGCCGCCGGGCCAGCTCGAGCAGGCGAACCAGGAGATCCGGACCACGAGCGACCGGCTCAAGTTCACCGTGGAGTTCGCCAAGCGCTCGGCCTTCGCGACCTTCCGCTTCGGCCTGATCGAGTCCACGGGCGGCGTGGGCCTGGACCTGCACTTCCTCAACGACCACCTGATGTTCCGAGTCGACGTCTTCGACTTCACCAACCCCGAGAGCGAGTTCCCGAGGGTGAGGGCGTACGCGAACCTGATCTTCCTCGATCACCTCTACGTGTCCGCCGGTATGGACGACGTCGCCAACTCGCCGTATTTCGAGGCGCTCACCGGACGCTTCCGGGCCGGGCGGGAGGCGATCGCGGGCGGCGGCCTCTTCTTCACCGACGACGACCTCAAGCTGCTCTTCTCGTCGTTCGTCAGCGCGGTGCCCTGA
- the rimM gene encoding ribosome maturation factor RimM (Essential for efficient processing of 16S rRNA), with protein MIRVGLIARPHGVRGAVVVTLDNPSSDSLFGVDHVHLGAGGQAPARFEVRRAGPGRKGQVILVLDGVETPEAVDALRGREVLLDEAQLPALEEHEFWIRDLVGLAAFDSDGTSLGRVEEVVDTAEVPVLIVRDGKDEAFVPFSDPYVVEVDLQARRIVVAPVESA; from the coding sequence GTGATTCGCGTCGGCCTCATCGCCAGGCCCCACGGGGTTCGAGGCGCCGTCGTCGTGACGCTCGACAATCCGTCGAGCGACTCGCTCTTCGGCGTCGATCACGTCCATCTCGGTGCAGGGGGGCAGGCGCCCGCCCGCTTCGAGGTGCGGCGCGCAGGCCCCGGGCGAAAAGGGCAGGTTATCCTCGTCCTCGACGGCGTGGAGACGCCGGAGGCGGTGGATGCGCTCCGCGGCCGGGAAGTGCTCCTCGACGAGGCGCAGCTCCCGGCCCTGGAAGAGCACGAGTTCTGGATCCGCGACCTCGTGGGCCTCGCCGCCTTCGACTCGGACGGCACCTCCCTCGGCAGGGTGGAGGAGGTCGTCGACACGGCGGAGGTGCCGGTCCTGATCGTGCGGGACGGGAAGGACGAGGCCTTCGTGCCCTTCTCCGACCCGTACGTGGTCGAGGTCGATCTCCAGGCCAGGCGGATCGTGGTCGCGCCGGTGGAGTCGGCGTGA
- the trmD gene encoding tRNA (guanosine(37)-N1)-methyltransferase TrmD, translated as MIEGPASESILGKAAQRGLVEVRVRDIRDHAHDKHHVTDDVPYGGGAGMVMKPEPLVEAIEAAKAAMDGPCRVVLLDPGGRTFTQAVAREYRDVGRLILVCGRYEGFDERIRSFADEELSVGDFVLTGGELAALCVVDACSRLVPGVLGNVESAGIESFEEGLLEYPQYTRPPDFRGMKVPEVLLSGDHAKIARWRRKHALLRTKEKRPDLFSRLELGKADRALLDEA; from the coding sequence ATGATCGAGGGACCCGCCTCGGAGAGCATCCTGGGCAAGGCGGCTCAGCGCGGCCTCGTCGAGGTGCGCGTCCGGGACATCCGCGATCACGCCCACGACAAGCACCACGTGACGGACGACGTCCCCTACGGCGGCGGCGCCGGCATGGTGATGAAGCCCGAGCCTCTCGTGGAGGCCATCGAGGCCGCGAAGGCGGCGATGGACGGGCCCTGCAGGGTGGTGCTCCTCGACCCGGGCGGCCGGACCTTCACGCAGGCGGTGGCGCGCGAATACCGCGACGTCGGCCGCCTCATCCTGGTCTGCGGGCGGTACGAGGGCTTCGACGAGCGGATCCGCTCGTTCGCCGACGAGGAGCTCTCGGTGGGCGATTTCGTCCTCACGGGAGGTGAGCTCGCGGCCCTTTGTGTGGTAGACGCCTGCTCCCGGCTCGTGCCGGGCGTGTTGGGCAACGTAGAATCCGCGGGAATCGAGAGCTTCGAAGAAGGGCTCCTCGAGTACCCGCAGTACACGAGACCCCCGGATTTCCGGGGGATGAAAGTTCCGGAGGTCCTGCTCTCGGGCGACCACGCGAAGATCGCGCGGTGGCGTCGCAAGCACGCCCTCCTCCGGACGAAAGAGAAGCGACCCGACCTCTTTTCCCGGCTCGAGCTGGGCAAGGCGGATCGGGCTCTTCTCGACGAGGCGTGA
- a CDS encoding YraN family protein produces MSRAPARPSERRARGLAAEARAAAWLEEQGWEILDRNHVCRRGEVDIVASKGDTLVFVEVRSRTGTGFGHPLESISFRKRRRVIAAATDWAVRANLLNQRFIRFDVITVIDRGEGEDELHWIEGAFDAEGAC; encoded by the coding sequence GTGAGCCGCGCGCCCGCCAGGCCCTCGGAGCGGCGCGCCCGCGGCCTCGCCGCCGAGGCGCGGGCGGCTGCGTGGCTCGAGGAGCAGGGCTGGGAGATCCTCGACCGGAACCACGTCTGCCGTCGGGGCGAGGTGGACATCGTCGCCTCCAAGGGCGATACCCTCGTCTTCGTCGAGGTTCGGAGCCGGACCGGCACCGGATTCGGGCATCCCCTCGAGAGCATCTCGTTTCGAAAGCGCCGCCGCGTGATCGCGGCCGCCACCGATTGGGCCGTCCGCGCGAATCTGCTCAACCAGCGCTTCATCCGCTTCGACGTGATCACCGTGATCGATCGGGGGGAGGGCGAGGACGAGCTCCACTGGATCGAGGGCGCCTTCGACGCCGAAGGCGCCTGCTGA
- a CDS encoding sigma-54-dependent transcriptional regulator, which yields MAATILIVDDEPNLRKVLAATLKREGYEVEQAADGEQAIERFDEGGIDVVVSDLVMPKVGGFDVLRHVLEKAPDVPVILITAHGTVDSAVQAIKTGAFDYITKPFEQSELRQVIAKAARTRDLTRNNLSGPFEGEKLPSRIVGQSQAIQDIYRIVEKVADTPSTVLITGESGTGKELVAQALHRGSSRRNQPLIKINCAAIPKDLMESELFGYERGAFTGAVTSKPGRFELADGGTLFLDEIGEIPIEMQVKLLRALQESEFERVGGVKTLKVDVRLIAATNRDLHKEIQAGRFREDLFYRLNVVPVSLPALRDRRSDIPLLVEFFREKYNRKLNKRIDAVEPEAMEALQAYAWPGNIRELENLMERSLLFADGPTIRHEDLPENLREIAPVAHAALPAPAFVSVSVPAAAPSHTDASASMKDIVKGAAAALERDLITRALDETGGNVTQAAKKLQISRKSLQNKMKEFGLRDPDERTAG from the coding sequence ATGGCCGCAACGATCCTGATCGTCGACGACGAGCCCAACCTGCGGAAGGTCCTCGCCGCGACCCTCAAGCGCGAGGGTTACGAGGTCGAGCAGGCCGCCGACGGCGAGCAGGCGATCGAGCGCTTCGACGAAGGCGGGATCGACGTCGTCGTCTCCGACCTCGTGATGCCGAAGGTCGGCGGCTTCGACGTGCTCCGGCACGTCCTCGAGAAGGCGCCCGACGTGCCGGTGATCCTGATCACGGCCCACGGCACGGTGGATTCGGCCGTGCAGGCGATCAAGACCGGCGCCTTCGACTACATCACCAAGCCCTTCGAGCAGAGCGAGCTCCGGCAGGTGATCGCGAAGGCGGCGCGGACCCGCGACCTCACGCGCAACAACCTCTCCGGCCCCTTCGAAGGCGAGAAGCTCCCGTCGCGCATCGTCGGCCAGTCGCAGGCGATCCAGGATATCTACCGAATCGTCGAGAAGGTCGCGGACACCCCCTCCACCGTGCTGATCACCGGCGAGAGCGGCACGGGGAAGGAGCTGGTCGCCCAGGCCCTGCACCGGGGCTCGTCGCGGCGGAACCAGCCGCTGATCAAGATCAACTGCGCCGCGATCCCCAAGGACCTGATGGAGTCGGAGCTCTTCGGCTACGAGCGCGGCGCCTTCACCGGCGCCGTGACGTCGAAGCCGGGGCGCTTCGAGCTCGCGGACGGCGGCACGCTCTTCCTGGACGAGATCGGCGAGATCCCGATCGAGATGCAGGTGAAGCTCCTGCGGGCGCTGCAGGAGAGCGAGTTCGAGCGGGTCGGCGGCGTGAAGACCCTCAAGGTCGACGTCCGCCTGATCGCCGCGACCAACCGGGACCTGCACAAGGAGATCCAGGCCGGGCGGTTCCGCGAGGACCTCTTCTACCGGCTGAACGTGGTCCCGGTCTCGCTCCCCGCGCTCCGCGACCGCCGCAGCGACATCCCGCTCCTCGTGGAGTTCTTCCGGGAGAAGTACAACCGCAAGCTGAACAAGCGGATCGACGCCGTGGAGCCCGAGGCCATGGAGGCGCTCCAGGCCTACGCCTGGCCGGGCAACATCCGCGAGCTCGAGAACCTGATGGAGCGCTCGCTGCTCTTCGCCGACGGGCCGACGATCCGCCACGAGGACCTGCCCGAGAACCTCCGCGAGATCGCCCCCGTGGCGCATGCCGCTCTGCCGGCGCCTGCGTTCGTCTCCGTCTCGGTTCCCGCCGCGGCCCCCTCCCACACCGACGCGAGCGCGTCGATGAAGGACATCGTCAAGGGCGCCGCCGCCGCGCTGGAGCGCGACCTGATCACGCGCGCCCTCGACGAGACCGGAGGCAACGTCACCCAGGCGGCGAAGAAGCTCCAGATCTCGCGAAAGTCGCTCCAGAACAAAATGAAGGAGTTCGGGCTGCGCGACCCGGACGAGCGCACGGCGGGCTGA
- a CDS encoding KH domain-containing protein, whose amino-acid sequence MRELLEYVAKALVDEPELVEIEEQEGATTTLVLTVAPGDLGRVIGRQGRTAKALRTLISARAQTLGRKAALEIRD is encoded by the coding sequence GTGCGCGAGCTGCTCGAATACGTCGCGAAGGCGCTCGTGGACGAGCCCGAGCTCGTGGAGATCGAGGAACAGGAGGGCGCCACGACCACGCTGGTGCTCACCGTCGCTCCGGGCGATCTCGGCCGGGTGATCGGACGCCAGGGTCGAACGGCCAAGGCGCTCCGGACCTTGATCTCCGCCCGCGCACAGACCCTCGGCCGCAAGGCCGCCCTAGAGATCCGGGACTGA
- a CDS encoding MlaE family ABC transporter permease, with the protein MKSILRSIAAVLGYIGDGVLLVLSDLGGMAILATKVAIQAIRPPYRLGNFLSSFEAIGVGSISVVVLTAIFTGAVFGVQTTLAFRMFNAQGLVGAAVALSLTRELAPVLTGLMVTGRAGSAIATELGSMRVTEQIDALATMAVNPLHYLLVPRVIAGLLALPILTMIFDVVGVFGAYVVAVLMEGISEAEFWSRIQSWVDLEDVFGGLVKAAVFGLVISLSACFKGFYAGGGAKGVGVATTQAVVMSSVLILVLDYWLTNLMMGWWSRV; encoded by the coding sequence TTGAAATCCATCCTCCGTAGCATCGCGGCCGTCCTCGGCTATATCGGCGACGGCGTGCTCCTGGTCCTGTCAGACCTGGGCGGGATGGCGATCCTCGCGACGAAGGTCGCGATCCAGGCCATCCGCCCGCCGTACCGCCTCGGCAACTTCCTCAGCTCCTTCGAGGCGATCGGCGTCGGCTCCATCTCGGTGGTGGTCCTCACGGCGATCTTCACCGGCGCCGTCTTCGGCGTGCAGACCACCCTCGCGTTCCGGATGTTCAACGCACAGGGCCTGGTGGGCGCTGCCGTAGCGCTCTCGCTCACCCGGGAGCTCGCGCCCGTGCTCACCGGCCTGATGGTCACGGGGAGGGCCGGCTCCGCCATCGCCACCGAGCTGGGCTCGATGCGGGTGACCGAGCAGATCGACGCCCTCGCCACGATGGCGGTGAACCCGCTCCACTACCTCCTGGTGCCTCGCGTCATCGCCGGACTCCTCGCGCTCCCCATCCTGACGATGATCTTCGACGTCGTCGGCGTCTTCGGCGCCTACGTGGTCGCGGTCCTCATGGAGGGGATCAGCGAGGCCGAGTTCTGGAGCCGCATCCAGTCCTGGGTCGACCTCGAGGACGTCTTCGGCGGGCTGGTGAAGGCGGCGGTCTTCGGCCTCGTGATCTCGCTCTCCGCCTGCTTCAAGGGCTTCTACGCCGGGGGCGGGGCCAAGGGCGTGGGCGTCGCCACCACCCAGGCCGTGGTGATGAGCTCGGTGCTCATCCTGGTGCTCGACTACTGGCTGACCAACCTGATGATGGGTTGGTGGTCGAGGGTCTGA
- the rpsP gene encoding 30S ribosomal protein S16 — MAVHLRLARAGAKKAPFYHIIATDSRSPRDGKFLEQVGSYDPAGPKVSFDDVKLEKWLKNGAVPTVTVKNLIKSHKAASAA, encoded by the coding sequence ATGGCGGTCCACCTGCGGCTTGCGCGCGCCGGCGCGAAGAAGGCGCCCTTCTACCACATCATCGCGACCGACTCGCGGAGCCCCCGCGACGGGAAGTTCCTGGAGCAGGTCGGCTCCTACGACCCGGCCGGCCCGAAGGTCAGCTTCGACGACGTCAAGCTCGAGAAGTGGCTCAAGAACGGCGCGGTTCCGACCGTCACGGTCAAGAACCTGATCAAGAGCCACAAGGCCGCCTCCGCGGCCTGA
- a CDS encoding ATP-binding protein encodes MRLHELILQGWKGFPAQLRLAFTPGIQVLHADADPWPALEALLYPDDGRVEAGRFEAPGAASFRAALTLRSQDGTVWRIVRDLRGASALQRLDSAAGKFENSSTNVLELGPYLRSQLGLPGRTAYASLFRLSGEELPSARPVLDEPYAVSSDASVLESLPPLAEPTPVEPVAVERGDPAAVGRAIAALEAERNEARKVEGLQRQVEEIEARLREVDEHLGRVERLDGELASAIAEAAAYDFEPAVADDLGARLASFDQATARRDEALARLQANREGVAARIDGPGPRPLEKDWRFWAGVGAALAFWLIALITPWKVVALLAIPSFGLPATLALMVVGDRQRRSSAGRRTGYLGERERKASAEWDEATLEVRRAMSAVGVEEVGALAEWLRSRATARERVVGRRGAVDAARAAPEFRAAAAARPGLEARLREVEGAVAAAGMFRTVSEIDAELERLRQDAFGAGAPERQALQGAAGFGAAGFGAFMAAPPSGLGALPSQGTPSGIGAFQLKGSSPGLGALSPLVAGSGGSALPGGPRLPQASGFGRPPSAPPATSPGGDPSSELLGAACAHFLASREELLAALGGRASSCLAQLSGARYERLTWTGSGAIRCGGSVGEHAFGSMAARDRDSAYLALRLAILDSQAEKRPFPVILDDPFAGLDAERQALVARILLGIAARTQILHRTRLASMREGAQVLEAK; translated from the coding sequence ATGCGCCTGCACGAGCTGATCCTCCAGGGCTGGAAGGGATTTCCGGCGCAGCTTCGGCTCGCGTTCACTCCGGGCATCCAGGTTCTTCACGCGGACGCCGACCCTTGGCCCGCGCTCGAGGCGCTGCTCTATCCCGACGATGGCCGCGTCGAGGCGGGGAGGTTCGAGGCGCCAGGCGCCGCGTCCTTCCGGGCGGCGCTCACCCTTCGAAGCCAGGACGGGACGGTCTGGCGGATCGTGCGCGACCTGCGGGGGGCGAGCGCGCTCCAGCGCCTCGATTCCGCTGCCGGAAAGTTCGAGAACAGCTCGACGAACGTCCTCGAGCTCGGTCCGTATCTGCGGTCGCAGCTCGGCCTTCCGGGCCGGACCGCCTACGCCAGCCTCTTCCGCCTCTCGGGAGAGGAGCTCCCCTCGGCGAGACCGGTGCTGGACGAGCCGTACGCCGTGTCGTCGGACGCCTCGGTCCTCGAGAGCCTCCCGCCGCTCGCGGAGCCGACGCCGGTGGAGCCGGTCGCGGTGGAGCGGGGCGATCCCGCCGCCGTTGGCCGGGCGATCGCGGCGCTCGAAGCGGAGCGGAACGAGGCGAGGAAGGTCGAGGGGTTGCAACGGCAGGTGGAGGAAATCGAGGCGCGCCTGCGCGAGGTGGACGAGCACCTGGGCCGTGTAGAGCGCCTCGACGGCGAGCTGGCCTCGGCGATCGCCGAGGCCGCGGCCTACGACTTCGAGCCTGCAGTGGCTGACGATCTCGGCGCACGCCTGGCGTCCTTCGACCAGGCCACCGCCCGCCGGGACGAGGCCCTCGCACGACTCCAGGCGAACCGCGAAGGGGTCGCCGCGAGGATCGACGGCCCTGGCCCGCGGCCCCTGGAGAAGGATTGGCGGTTCTGGGCCGGCGTCGGCGCGGCGCTCGCCTTCTGGTTGATCGCGCTCATTACGCCGTGGAAGGTGGTGGCGCTCCTCGCGATTCCGTCGTTCGGCCTCCCGGCGACCCTCGCGCTCATGGTCGTCGGCGACCGGCAGCGGCGATCGAGCGCCGGCCGCAGGACGGGCTACCTCGGTGAGCGGGAGCGGAAGGCCTCCGCGGAGTGGGACGAGGCGACGCTCGAGGTCCGGCGCGCAATGTCCGCCGTCGGGGTCGAAGAGGTCGGGGCGCTCGCCGAGTGGCTCCGCTCCCGCGCTACTGCACGGGAGCGGGTCGTGGGGCGGCGGGGCGCGGTCGACGCAGCGCGCGCGGCTCCCGAGTTTCGTGCGGCGGCAGCCGCTCGGCCCGGGCTGGAGGCCAGGCTCCGGGAGGTCGAGGGCGCCGTCGCCGCGGCGGGCATGTTCCGCACCGTCTCGGAGATCGACGCGGAGCTCGAGCGGCTGCGGCAGGACGCCTTCGGCGCAGGGGCCCCGGAGAGGCAAGCGCTCCAGGGTGCGGCCGGCTTCGGCGCGGCCGGCTTCGGCGCCTTCATGGCGGCGCCTCCCTCCGGCCTCGGCGCGCTCCCATCGCAAGGGACGCCTTCCGGTATCGGCGCGTTCCAGCTGAAGGGTTCGTCACCCGGCCTCGGCGCGTTGTCACCGCTGGTTGCAGGCTCAGGCGGTTCGGCGCTGCCCGGCGGCCCGCGGCTGCCCCAGGCATCCGGCTTCGGGCGACCGCCGTCGGCACCGCCCGCGACCAGCCCTGGCGGCGATCCGTCGTCCGAGCTCCTCGGCGCGGCCTGTGCGCACTTCCTCGCCTCGCGCGAGGAGCTCCTGGCGGCCCTCGGCGGCCGCGCGTCCAGCTGCCTCGCGCAGCTCTCGGGCGCGCGCTACGAGCGGCTCACGTGGACGGGCAGCGGCGCGATCCGCTGCGGCGGGTCCGTTGGAGAGCACGCCTTCGGCTCGATGGCCGCGCGGGATCGCGACTCGGCCTACTTGGCCCTCCGCCTCGCGATCCTCGATTCCCAGGCGGAGAAGCGGCCGTTCCCCGTGATCCTCGACGATCCCTTCGCAGGCCTCGACGCCGAGCGCCAGGCCCTCGTCGCGCGGATCCTCCTGGGGATCGCCGCGCGCACCCAGATCCTCCACCGGACCCGCCTGGCCTCGATGCGCGAAGGCGCGCAGGTCCTGGAGGCGAAGTGA
- a CDS encoding ABC transporter ATP-binding protein, protein MIEVIDLHKSFAENHVLRGVNLSVEEGTTVVILGSSGSGKSVLMKHIIGLLHPDSGRVLVDGEEISKLSGRDLNRVRRKFGMVFQFSALFDSMTVFENVAFPLREHQHELSESQIREVVDEKLRLVDLDGVDRKMPAELSGGMRKRVALARAIARDPKIVLYDEPTTGLDPITTESVNEMIENARDRLGVTSLVISHDIPSAFRVADRIAVLHHGKIVEFLPPDELRESEHPHVRTFLQTWFGRA, encoded by the coding sequence ATGATCGAGGTCATCGACCTCCACAAGTCCTTCGCCGAGAACCACGTGCTCCGGGGCGTGAACCTCTCGGTCGAGGAGGGGACCACCGTGGTGATCCTCGGCTCTTCGGGATCGGGGAAGTCGGTGCTCATGAAGCACATCATCGGCCTGCTCCACCCCGACTCGGGGCGGGTCCTGGTCGACGGCGAGGAGATCTCGAAGCTCTCCGGCAGGGACCTCAATCGGGTGCGGCGCAAGTTCGGGATGGTCTTCCAGTTCTCCGCGCTCTTCGACTCGATGACGGTCTTCGAGAACGTCGCCTTCCCGCTCCGCGAGCACCAGCACGAGCTCTCCGAGTCCCAGATCCGCGAGGTGGTCGACGAGAAGCTCCGGCTGGTCGACCTCGATGGAGTGGATCGCAAGATGCCGGCAGAGCTCTCGGGCGGCATGCGCAAGCGGGTCGCCCTGGCGAGGGCGATCGCCCGCGACCCGAAGATCGTCCTCTACGACGAGCCCACGACGGGCCTCGATCCGATCACCACCGAATCGGTGAACGAGATGATCGAGAACGCCCGCGACCGCCTGGGCGTCACCAGCCTCGTGATCAGCCACGACATCCCGAGCGCGTTCCGGGTCGCCGACCGGATCGCCGTCCTTCACCACGGGAAGATCGTCGAGTTCTTACCCCCGGATGAGCTCAGGGAGTCGGAGCATCCTCATGTCCGCACCTTCCTGCAGACCTGGTTCGGGCGTGCCTAA
- the rsmI gene encoding 16S rRNA (cytidine(1402)-2'-O)-methyltransferase, translating to MAQEKGTLYLVGTPIGNLADISRRAIETLGAVQLVACEDTRHTRILLDRVGVSTRVTSLPAFDEKRRAAGLVDRLVAGENVALVTDAGMPGISDPGSEVVRLAVEAGVRVVPIPGASAPLAALAASGLPTERFTFFGFLPRKGGTRKEALEELRASTGTLLLFESPRRLGETLLDLREALGDRRACVARELTKLHEELVRGTLSELAEHFSGEVLGEITLVIEGAPRAAPSTEADVDGLLRGRLAAGASVKDASREVAEALGLAKKDVYRRALELASEER from the coding sequence TTGGCCCAGGAGAAGGGAACCCTCTACCTCGTCGGCACGCCAATCGGGAACCTCGCCGACATCAGCCGTCGCGCGATCGAGACCCTCGGCGCCGTGCAGCTCGTCGCCTGCGAGGACACCCGCCACACGCGCATCCTCCTGGATCGCGTCGGTGTCTCCACCCGCGTGACCTCGCTCCCGGCCTTCGACGAGAAGCGCCGGGCCGCAGGCCTCGTCGATCGCCTCGTGGCAGGCGAAAATGTGGCCCTCGTCACCGACGCGGGGATGCCGGGGATCTCCGACCCCGGGAGCGAGGTGGTCCGCCTCGCCGTGGAGGCCGGCGTCCGCGTGGTGCCGATCCCCGGCGCGTCGGCTCCCCTCGCCGCGCTCGCCGCGAGCGGCCTCCCCACGGAGCGCTTCACCTTCTTCGGCTTCCTCCCCCGCAAGGGCGGCACCCGCAAGGAGGCCCTGGAAGAGCTCCGCGCGTCCACCGGGACCCTGCTCCTCTTCGAGTCCCCGCGGCGCCTGGGCGAGACCCTCCTGGACCTTCGGGAGGCGCTTGGCGACCGGCGGGCCTGCGTGGCCCGTGAGCTCACCAAGCTCCACGAGGAGCTGGTCCGCGGCACGCTCTCCGAGCTTGCCGAGCATTTCTCGGGAGAGGTCCTCGGCGAGATCACCCTGGTGATCGAAGGGGCGCCCCGGGCCGCGCCGTCCACCGAGGCCGATGTGGACGGGCTCCTGCGGGGGCGCCTCGCCGCGGGCGCGTCGGTGAAGGACGCGTCGCGGGAGGTCGCCGAAGCGCTGGGCCTCGCGAAGAAGGACGTCTACCGACGAGCGCTGGAGCTTGCGTCCGAGGAGCGCTGA
- the rplS gene encoding 50S ribosomal protein L19 — translation MRNPVIQSIESKQLRVDVPNFNAGDTIRVHTKIKEGDKERVQMFEGIVLKKRAAGLRSAFTVRKVSYGVGVERTFPMHSPRIEKITVVSGGRVRRARIYFIRDLHGKAARLRGEEVRAADTK, via the coding sequence ATGCGCAACCCCGTGATCCAGTCGATCGAGAGCAAGCAGCTCCGCGTCGACGTCCCCAACTTCAACGCCGGCGACACGATCCGCGTCCACACGAAGATCAAGGAAGGCGACAAGGAGCGCGTCCAGATGTTCGAGGGGATCGTCCTCAAGAAGCGGGCCGCTGGCCTCCGCTCCGCCTTCACCGTCCGCAAGGTCTCCTACGGCGTCGGCGTGGAGCGCACCTTCCCCATGCATTCGCCGCGCATCGAGAAGATCACGGTCGTCAGCGGCGGCCGCGTGCGTCGCGCCCGCATCTACTTCATCCGCGATCTCCACGGGAAGGCCGCGCGCCTCCGCGGTGAGGAAGTCCGCGCCGCCGACACGAAGTAG